The Halomonas binhaiensis nucleotide sequence CTCGCTGTAGTCCAGGTCCACACCAATCACGGCATTGGCGCCTTTCTCCCTGGCTTCCTTGCGCAGTTCTTCCAGGCAAGAGGTTCGCGCATCGCGTAGCGCATTCTGGGATGACTTGTTGCGTCCGCCAAAGATGTCACGAATACCGGCGAACATGTCCTTGAATACATTCATGCCGAACACACATTCTGCCGAGACAATGTCCAGGTGCTCGGTAACGCGGTAGCCCTCAAGGTGGGAGGAAGTGGTGAGAATGATCTGATCGCTCATCGTATGGACTCCTGAATAAATAACTGACTCAGTATCTTCACTCCATAATGCTGCATTTCCAAGAGCGACACATTTCAAAGGGCACGCATTGCCATTGGCTATAAGACCGATAAACCACGCCACTCTTTACCTCAAGTTAACTTCAGGTATTAGGCTGTGCGGCAAGTCGACTGTCCCAACGTCATTGCGGCCCATGCTGCTCTTCAGGAGACCAGAAATGCAAGCAACCACCTCCCCGCTCCCATTGCATGAATCAATCCAATGGAATACTGGCCCGCTCGATCTTGATGCCTACCTGCAACGCATCGGTTATCAGGGTTCGCTGATACCGAGCGTGGAAACCCTGCGCGCGCTGCAACAAGCACACCTCTCGTCCATCCCTTTCGAGAACCTGGATATCATCACTGGCGGGGAAATTCGCCTGGACCTGGAGCATCTGCAGGACAAACTGGTGCACCACCGACGCGGCGGCTATTGCCATGAACAGAACCTCCTGTTCGGTACGCTGCTGAACCAGTTGGGTTTCCAGGTGGTCACCCGAGGTGCGCGCATGCTGATGGGGGAAGAAGCCAGCACGGCCACCGCCGTCGCCCACACCATGCTTGTCGTCAGCGCCGAAGGACGGGATTGGCTGGTCGATGTCGGCGTCGGCAATATCGGCCCCCGCGAGCCAGTACCTCTGGAAGAAGGGGTCGAGGTACGCCATGGCCACTGGGAATATCGCATGGAGCGCTCCCTGCTGGGCCTCTGGCTACTGCGCCACCGGCGCCACGACGGCTGGTTCAATGTCTACCAGTTCGGTGATGAGCTGTACTTTCGCGCCGATGCCGAGAACCACAACTTTCATGTTTCCCATCACCCGGACTCTCCCTTCGTCCGCGGCATCATCGTCCAGCACAATGGAGAGGCAGTCCGTTATTCACTCTCCAATCTGGAGTTGAAGACCTTGTCTCCAGGGCAACCTCACACTTCTCAGCAGATCACGATCAAGGCATTGCCCCAGGTACTGCGTGAGCTTTTCGGCCTGGAGCTTGCTCCGGAACAGGAACATGCCCTGCAACAGCAGGCTGCCATGCTTGTCGCAACGCCGAGCGAAGGCGACTGACAGGCATGACAGCAACATGATGCCGAGAGCAGTGGACAAGGCTCGAGTCGCAAGGAAGCGACTCAAGCCTTATGCCAGGTCACGGCGATGGTGCGCGAGGAGCGTGCCGACTTTGGCCTTTCGGTCGCGCCGAACCATACCGAAGACCTGGAGTTCACGCCGATTCTCGATGACCATAATGTAGTGGTGTGTCCGTTGGGCCATCCCTTGCTGTTGCTGGAACAAGTGCCATGGAGAAGGCTGTCGGCTTCCCCTTTCCTCGGCGGCTCGAGTGTTGTTGGACATGCTGCAAAGCAGTGTTCAACCTGATCGGTAATACAGCAGCCACGATCGCAGTATTCCCGATCTATTGCCCTTCCTTCATCGTGGCTTCCCTTGTCTCACACCGCCCTGCCTCGCATCCCTTGTAAATGCACATAACGAGCCCCTGCAGGGCCATTCCTGGCTGACGTTTGCCAGACATCTTGTCCTTGACAGTCTTGCGTCTGGCTTCTATTGGTATATTTATTCGTATAAATACAACAAATACAGCATTGCCAGCCAGGTCCCCCGCTCACCTGCGTGATCGGGATACAACCCACCCCACCGGCAAGGCATTGGAGAAAGACACGTCTCAAACCAGAACGACGTTTCTCAAACCAAAATGCTCCTCAAACCAAAGCATTCCTCAAACCAAAACAACAGGGGGAAGACACCATGCGCAAGACCTTCACGACCCGAAAACTCGCCATCTATGGCGGCATGCTGCTGGGTTTCATCATGCTGGAAAGCCCGCTCGTCATGGTCGCCAATCATGTGGAGCCCATGGTCATGGGTGTCCCGTTTCTCTTCGTCTGGAACCTGGGCTGGTGGGCCTTTCTCACCATCCTGTTCCTGATCGCCTATCTCACCAACTGGGGCAGTACGACCAGGGGCGGTATGGCAGTATCCAGCCCGAAGCGTGATGACTGAGGAGACATACCATGACCGGAAGCATTCTGATCATTGCCGCCTTCATGATCATCCCGCTGATCGTCGGGCTGGTATCCGCCCGTCAGTCTCAAGGCACCAGTGAGGATTTCTTCGTCCAGGGCAGAGCCATGGGTAGCGTTGCGGTGTTCTTTACCGTCGCTGCGACCTGGTGGAGTGCCTTTGCCTTCCTCGGCTCCAACGCAACCTTCTATACCAGTGGCCCGGTGTACCTGACGGCACTGGCCTGGAACCTGCTGTTCGGATTCATGTACTACTGGATCGGCAAACGCGTTTGGTTCCTGGGCAAGCGTTTCAACTACCTGACCCCATCCGATCTGATGGGCGACTTCTACAACAGTGAAGCACTGCGCATCCTGGTCGCCGTCATCACCCTGGTGTTTACCATTCCCTATCTGCAGATCCAGCTGACGGGCGGCGCCTACCTGATCGAAGTAGCGTCAGGCGGTGTCATTCCCTTCTGGCTGGCCGCCCTGCTGTTCTACTTCATCATCATCGTCTATGTCTGGGTTGGCGGTATTCGCGCCATTGCCTGGACGGATGTCATCTACGGTGCACTGCTGTTCTTCGGCATGATGTATGCGGGTTACTACATCTCCAATCAGGTGGGCGGCCCAACGGCACTGTTTGCCCAGCTCGCCTCGTCATCACCCGCCCACCTGACCATGCCCGGGCCGAACGGCAACATGGGTTACAGCATGTGGTTCTCCCTGTTCATGATCGTTGCCATTGGCGCTTTCATGGGGCCACAGATCTGGCTGCGCATGTATTCGGTCAAGAGCGGCCGGCTGTTCAACCTCATGCCCTTCCTGCTTGGCCTGGCCGCCTTCGCCTACGTGGGCTCCGTGCTGACAGGCTACTCCGGTGTGCTGCTCGAACCTGGACTCGAAAACCCCGACCAGGTCCTTCCGGTCATGTTGATGAACTACGCGCCGTATCTACTGGCTTCCCTGATCATGGCCGCCGGTGCCGCCGCCGCCATGTCCACGGCCAATTCCCAGATTCATGCCGTCTCCACCGTGGTGACGATGGATATCTACCAGCGCTACGTGAACCGGCATGCCAGCCAGTCGCGCATCGTCTTCATCGGGCGCCTGTCACTGGTCGGTTTCTCGCTGGCGGCCTACATCATGGCACTCACCGTGCCTGGGTTGCTGGTGACCATTGGCATCGCCGCCCTGGCAGGTACTGCGCAGCTCATCGTGCCTACCATCGGCGCCATCACCTGGCGGCGCGCGCACCCCATGGCGGCTTTCTGGGGACTGATCGGTGGTATCGCCTGCGTGCTGTGGCTGACCTATGGCGCCAGCGTCAGCAATCCGCTGGGCCTGCACGCCGGCATCTGGGGACTGATCATCAACTCTGGCCTGTTTGTGGTCCTGAGCCTGGCGCTGGAACGTCGCGACAGCGATGTGGTGGAACGCTTTGCCAAGGCTCGTCAGGACT carries:
- a CDS encoding YbjQ family protein; protein product: MSDQIILTTSSHLEGYRVTEHLDIVSAECVFGMNVFKDMFAGIRDIFGGRNKSSQNALRDARTSCLEELRKEAREKGANAVIGVDLDYSEISGGGKSMLFLVATGTAVKVEKV
- a CDS encoding arylamine N-acetyltransferase family protein encodes the protein MQATTSPLPLHESIQWNTGPLDLDAYLQRIGYQGSLIPSVETLRALQQAHLSSIPFENLDIITGGEIRLDLEHLQDKLVHHRRGGYCHEQNLLFGTLLNQLGFQVVTRGARMLMGEEASTATAVAHTMLVVSAEGRDWLVDVGVGNIGPREPVPLEEGVEVRHGHWEYRMERSLLGLWLLRHRRHDGWFNVYQFGDELYFRADAENHNFHVSHHPDSPFVRGIIVQHNGEAVRYSLSNLELKTLSPGQPHTSQQITIKALPQVLRELFGLELAPEQEHALQQQAAMLVATPSEGD
- a CDS encoding LysR substrate-binding domain-containing protein: MVREERADFGLSVAPNHTEDLEFTPILDDHNVVVCPLGHPLLLLEQVPWRRLSASPFLGGSSVVGHAAKQCST
- a CDS encoding sodium:solute symporter family protein, with amino-acid sequence MTGSILIIAAFMIIPLIVGLVSARQSQGTSEDFFVQGRAMGSVAVFFTVAATWWSAFAFLGSNATFYTSGPVYLTALAWNLLFGFMYYWIGKRVWFLGKRFNYLTPSDLMGDFYNSEALRILVAVITLVFTIPYLQIQLTGGAYLIEVASGGVIPFWLAALLFYFIIIVYVWVGGIRAIAWTDVIYGALLFFGMMYAGYYISNQVGGPTALFAQLASSSPAHLTMPGPNGNMGYSMWFSLFMIVAIGAFMGPQIWLRMYSVKSGRLFNLMPFLLGLAAFAYVGSVLTGYSGVLLEPGLENPDQVLPVMLMNYAPYLLASLIMAAGAAAAMSTANSQIHAVSTVVTMDIYQRYVNRHASQSRIVFIGRLSLVGFSLAAYIMALTVPGLLVTIGIAALAGTAQLIVPTIGAITWRRAHPMAAFWGLIGGIACVLWLTYGASVSNPLGLHAGIWGLIINSGLFVVLSLALERRDSDVVERFAKARQDYVAEYHPEQCDDEQTATPQTAQAR